The Caldisericum sp. nucleotide sequence CGAAAAGGTAAACAACAACGCTCTCAACTTTCACAAATTCATCACCTTTTATTTTTCCTCTCCCCTTTATGAAATCGTAGAAGACCTTGGCTCAAATGCCTTTCGAAAAACAGGCATCCCTCTGAACGATTTTAATCTTTTTCTTTCAGCAGTTGAAGTCATAAGACCTCCCAAACTAAGTGAATCTGTCCTTATTCGCACCCTCTCCCCAATTACTGCCTATAGCACATTTGAAAATAACGGTAAAAAGACAACCCACTATTACCGTCCCACAGAAAGCGAATTTAAACGCCTCATTGAAGAGAACGCACAAAAGAAATACATCATAATCAAACAGGCACAGGGTATGTCAGTCTCCGAAGATGCATCAAAAGACCTCCACCTTGATATTGAACCATACAGGTTTTCCCTCGAAAAGAACAAAAAGATAGTCTATTTCA carries:
- the cas6 gene encoding CRISPR-associated endoribonuclease Cas6, producing the protein MRLKLTFEDIKGRDIILPMHYGYLLHYLVYNTFSEPMAAKLYLEGFPIDGKKFKLFTYSNIIEKGEKVNNNALNFHKFITFYFSSPLYEIVEDLGSNAFRKTGIPLNDFNLFLSAVEVIRPPKLSESVLIRTLSPITAYSTFENNGKKTTHYYRPTESEFKRLIEENAQKKYIIIKQAQGMSVSEDASKDLHLDIEPYRFSLEKNKKIVYFKNTIIECFSGIYKLTGSLELIYATYDAGLGAKSSEGFGMWDVWEEK